One genomic region from Haloterrigena gelatinilytica encodes:
- a CDS encoding Zn-ribbon domain-containing OB-fold protein, protein MSETDSETRDAGFDEWLDAAEEDRAYYLACPNDHGSLPPRRVCPDCGATELEDLELPDSGEIRTFTVTHVPTPAFEEDAPYATAVARFGPVRITGQVVGIDLEDVETGLEVEIEVTVSETTGERVLGFSPV, encoded by the coding sequence ATGAGCGAAACCGACTCCGAAACCCGAGACGCCGGCTTCGACGAGTGGCTCGACGCCGCAGAGGAGGACCGAGCGTACTACCTCGCGTGTCCGAACGACCACGGCTCCCTGCCGCCCCGTCGGGTCTGTCCCGACTGCGGCGCGACCGAACTCGAGGACCTCGAGTTACCCGACAGCGGCGAGATCCGGACGTTCACCGTCACGCACGTCCCGACGCCGGCCTTCGAGGAGGACGCCCCCTACGCGACGGCCGTCGCGCGCTTCGGTCCCGTGCGGATCACGGGCCAGGTCGTCGGCATCGACCTCGAGGACGTCGAGACCGGACTCGAGGTCGAGATCGAGGTCACGGTGTCGGAGACGACGGGCGAACGCGTGCTCGGGTTCAGCCCGGTATAG
- a CDS encoding thiolase domain-containing protein, with the protein MSDVRVAGVGLTPFGNAPERTSRDLFAEASITAFEDSGVPRDDVDALLYGNFMGELSEHQGHHGPLMAEAAGVRAPATRYESACASSGAAVRDAVMRIRNGEDDVILVGGAERMTNLGTAGATEALAIAADDLWEVRAGMTFPGAYALMAQAYFDEYGGEHEDLAHVAVKNHENALNNEKAQYQSAIEVSDVLEAPQVSSPLGLYDSCPISDGAAAVVLTSEAYAEEHGLEAPVSISGTGQGGDRMALHDREYLARSPAAREAGDEAYADAGVDPADVDFAEVHDCFTIAEVLAIESLDLFPIGEGVSAARDGRTTADGETPINLSGGLKAKGHPVGATGASQIAEVTKLLSGKHPNSEFVDGATTGVAHNAGGTVASATVHVLEVSE; encoded by the coding sequence ATGAGTGACGTACGTGTCGCAGGTGTCGGCCTGACCCCGTTCGGAAACGCGCCCGAGCGGACCAGCCGGGACCTCTTCGCGGAAGCGAGTATCACGGCGTTCGAGGACAGCGGCGTCCCTCGAGACGACGTGGACGCCCTCCTCTACGGGAACTTCATGGGCGAACTGTCCGAACACCAGGGCCACCACGGCCCCCTCATGGCCGAGGCCGCGGGCGTACGGGCGCCGGCGACCCGCTACGAGTCCGCCTGCGCCTCGAGCGGGGCGGCCGTCCGGGACGCGGTCATGCGAATCCGCAACGGCGAGGACGACGTGATCCTCGTCGGCGGCGCCGAGCGGATGACCAACCTCGGCACCGCGGGCGCGACCGAGGCGCTCGCGATCGCCGCCGACGACCTCTGGGAGGTCCGCGCGGGAATGACCTTCCCCGGCGCCTACGCGCTGATGGCCCAGGCCTACTTCGACGAGTACGGCGGCGAACACGAGGACCTCGCCCACGTCGCCGTCAAGAACCACGAGAACGCCCTGAACAACGAAAAGGCCCAGTACCAGAGCGCGATCGAGGTCAGCGACGTCCTCGAGGCCCCCCAGGTCTCCAGCCCGCTGGGACTGTACGACTCCTGTCCGATCTCCGACGGCGCCGCCGCGGTGGTCCTCACGAGCGAGGCGTACGCCGAAGAGCACGGCCTCGAGGCGCCCGTCTCGATCAGCGGCACCGGACAGGGCGGCGATCGGATGGCCCTCCACGACCGCGAGTACCTCGCGCGCTCGCCCGCGGCCCGCGAGGCGGGCGACGAAGCGTACGCCGACGCCGGCGTCGACCCCGCGGACGTCGACTTCGCGGAGGTCCACGACTGCTTCACGATCGCCGAAGTGCTCGCGATCGAGTCGCTCGATCTGTTCCCGATCGGCGAGGGGGTCTCGGCGGCCCGCGACGGCCGGACGACCGCCGACGGCGAGACGCCGATCAACCTCTCGGGCGGCCTGAAGGCCAAGGGCCACCCGGTCGGCGCGACCGGCGCCTCCCAGATCGCCGAAGTAACCAAACTGCTCTCCGGAAAACACCCCAACAGCGAGTTCGTCGACGGTGCGACGACCGGCGTCGCCCACAACGCGGGCGGCACCGTCGCGAGTGCGACCGTTCACGTCCTGGAGGTGAGCGAGTAA
- a CDS encoding M42 family metallopeptidase, whose amino-acid sequence MASAPFDFEFLTELTETSGVPGYEDRVRDLVVDAFEEHVDRIRTDAMGNVVGTLEGDSDYSVAVAAHMDEIGFMVRHLKGDDEGFGFVELDALGGWDARVLKAQRVTIHTDDGDLPGVIGSPPPHTLSDEQREQTPEVEDVVVDVGLPYEELEERVSPGDLVTMDQTTERVGETVTGKALDDRICLFAMLEAAGRLEDPDVTIHFCATVQEEVGLRGARALGVDVDPDLAIALDVTVANDIPGFEAGDRVTELGDGAAIKLKDGSVITNPKVHKRLQSVADEAEIDYQREILPAGGTDTAGFQLSNGAKPVGAISIPTRYLHTPTEAAHVDDVAATIDLLEAFLSSEDGGEDYTL is encoded by the coding sequence ATGGCATCCGCCCCGTTCGATTTCGAGTTTCTCACGGAACTGACCGAGACGAGTGGCGTCCCCGGCTACGAGGACCGCGTCCGTGACCTCGTCGTCGACGCGTTCGAGGAGCACGTCGACCGGATCCGAACCGACGCGATGGGCAACGTCGTCGGAACGCTCGAGGGCGATTCGGACTACTCCGTCGCCGTCGCGGCCCACATGGACGAAATCGGCTTCATGGTTCGCCACCTCAAGGGCGACGACGAGGGCTTCGGGTTCGTCGAACTCGACGCGCTGGGCGGCTGGGACGCGCGCGTCCTCAAGGCCCAGCGAGTGACGATCCACACCGACGACGGCGACCTGCCGGGGGTCATCGGCTCGCCGCCGCCGCACACCTTGAGCGACGAACAACGGGAGCAGACCCCCGAGGTCGAGGACGTCGTCGTCGACGTCGGCCTCCCCTACGAGGAACTCGAGGAGCGGGTCTCGCCCGGCGACCTCGTGACGATGGATCAGACGACCGAGCGCGTCGGCGAGACGGTCACCGGCAAGGCGCTCGACGACCGGATCTGCCTGTTCGCGATGCTCGAGGCGGCCGGCCGGCTCGAGGATCCCGACGTGACGATCCACTTCTGTGCGACCGTCCAGGAGGAGGTCGGCCTGCGGGGCGCCCGCGCGCTGGGCGTCGACGTCGACCCCGATCTGGCGATCGCGCTCGACGTCACCGTCGCCAACGACATCCCCGGCTTCGAGGCCGGCGACCGCGTCACCGAACTCGGCGACGGCGCGGCGATCAAGCTCAAGGACGGAAGCGTCATCACGAACCCGAAGGTCCACAAGCGGCTCCAGTCGGTCGCCGACGAGGCGGAGATCGACTACCAGCGCGAGATCCTCCCCGCCGGCGGCACCGATACGGCCGGCTTCCAGCTCTCGAACGGCGCCAAACCCGTCGGCGCGATCTCGATCCCGACGCGGTACCTCCACACGCCGACCGAGGCCGCCCACGTCGACGACGTCGCAGCGACGATCGACCTCCTCGAGGCGTTCCTCTCGAGCGAGGACGGCGGTGAGGACTACACCCTCTGA